Proteins co-encoded in one Enterobacter sp. R4-368 genomic window:
- the rpsC gene encoding 30S ribosomal protein S3: MGQKVHPNGIRLGIVKPWNSTWFANTKEFADNLDSDFKVRQYLTKELAKASVSRIVIERPAKSIRVTIHTARPGIVIGKKGEDVEKLRKVVADIAGVPAQINIAEVRKPELDAKLVADSITSQLERRVMFRRAMKRAVQNAMRLGAKGIKVEVSGRLGGAEIARTEWYREGRVPLHTLRADIDYNTSEAHTTYGVIGVKVWIFKGEILGGMAAVEQPEKPAAQPKKQQRKGRK; encoded by the coding sequence ATGGGTCAGAAAGTACATCCTAATGGTATTCGCCTGGGTATTGTAAAACCATGGAACTCAACCTGGTTTGCGAACACCAAAGAATTCGCTGACAACCTGGACAGCGATTTTAAAGTACGTCAGTACCTGACTAAGGAACTGGCTAAAGCGTCTGTATCTCGTATCGTTATCGAGCGTCCGGCTAAGAGCATCCGTGTGACCATACACACCGCTCGCCCGGGTATCGTTATCGGTAAAAAAGGTGAAGACGTTGAGAAACTGCGCAAGGTCGTAGCGGATATCGCTGGCGTTCCTGCTCAGATCAATATCGCCGAAGTTCGTAAACCTGAACTGGACGCAAAACTGGTTGCTGACAGCATCACTTCTCAGCTGGAACGTCGTGTTATGTTCCGTCGTGCTATGAAGCGTGCTGTACAGAACGCAATGCGTCTGGGCGCTAAAGGTATCAAAGTTGAAGTTAGCGGCCGTCTGGGCGGCGCGGAAATCGCACGTACCGAATGGTACCGTGAAGGTCGCGTTCCGCTGCACACTCTGCGTGCTGACATCGACTACAACACCTCCGAAGCGCACACCACTTACGGTGTAATCGGCGTAAAAGTGTGGATCTTCAAAGGCGAGATCCTTGGTGGTATGGCTGCAGTTGAACAACCGGAAAAACCGGCTGCTCAACCTAAAAAGCAGCAGCGTAAAGGCCGTAAATAA
- the rplV gene encoding 50S ribosomal protein L22 yields METLAQHRHARSSAQKVRLVADLIRGKKVSQALDILTYTNKKAAVLVKKVLESAIANAEHNDGADIDDLKVAKIFVDEGPSMKRIMPRAKGRADRILKRTSHITVVVSDR; encoded by the coding sequence ATGGAAACTTTAGCTCAACATCGCCATGCTCGTTCTTCTGCTCAGAAGGTTCGCCTTGTGGCTGACCTGATTCGCGGTAAGAAAGTGTCGCAGGCCCTGGATATTCTGACCTACACCAATAAGAAAGCGGCTGTACTGGTCAAGAAAGTTCTGGAATCTGCCATTGCTAACGCTGAACACAACGATGGCGCTGACATTGACGATCTGAAAGTTGCGAAAATTTTCGTAGACGAAGGCCCGAGCATGAAGCGCATTATGCCGCGTGCAAAAGGTCGTGCAGATCGCATCCTGAAGCGCACCAGCCACATCACTGTGGTTGTGTCCGATCGCTGA